In a genomic window of Phenylobacterium koreense:
- a CDS encoding SDR family oxidoreductase: protein MPKTILITGASSGIGRAAAQRFAAGGWNVVATMPDVAAAHGLVPSERLMIHPMDVRDERQCADAVVAAVGQFGQIDALLSNAGYGQYGAFEAISQQQIHDQFAVNVFGAMNILRAVLPGFRARGAGTVLVTSSAGARVGLPTSELYISTKFALEGFFESIWYELRAVGVAVKLIEPGGVETDFHSTADRKTAGGGGIAAYETIYAKVVQHRDMIIASGTLAKAEQVADVLIRAATDGDTKLRYLVGEDAVALVAAVREKPEAEALGMIAREYGLPELAPDTSERLSD, encoded by the coding sequence ATGCCAAAGACGATCTTGATCACCGGCGCCTCTTCGGGGATCGGCCGGGCGGCGGCGCAAAGGTTCGCAGCGGGGGGCTGGAATGTCGTAGCGACTATGCCCGACGTCGCCGCGGCGCATGGACTCGTCCCGTCCGAGCGGTTGATGATCCATCCCATGGACGTACGCGACGAGCGGCAATGCGCCGACGCTGTCGTCGCCGCCGTTGGTCAGTTCGGCCAAATTGACGCGTTACTCTCCAATGCTGGCTATGGGCAGTACGGGGCCTTCGAAGCGATCTCCCAGCAGCAAATTCACGACCAGTTCGCCGTGAATGTCTTCGGAGCGATGAACATCCTGCGAGCCGTGCTTCCGGGCTTCCGGGCCCGCGGCGCAGGCACAGTGCTGGTGACAAGTTCGGCTGGAGCGCGAGTAGGACTGCCGACGTCGGAACTCTACATCTCGACCAAATTCGCGCTCGAAGGTTTCTTTGAGTCTATTTGGTATGAGCTTCGTGCAGTAGGCGTCGCCGTAAAGTTGATAGAGCCTGGCGGCGTCGAGACAGACTTCCATTCGACGGCGGACCGAAAAACCGCCGGCGGGGGCGGTATCGCCGCCTACGAAACCATCTATGCCAAGGTCGTTCAGCACCGCGATATGATCATCGCGTCGGGAACATTGGCCAAAGCCGAGCAGGTCGCCGACGTCCTCATCCGGGCCGCGACCGATGGCGATACGAAGCTCCGTTACCTCGTGGGAGAGGACGCGGTGGCGCTTGTTGCAGCAGTTCGTGAAAAGCCGGAGGCGGAGGCGCTTGGCATGATCGCGCGCGAGTATGGCCTTCCTGAACTCGCCCCCGACACGTCGGAAAGA